Genomic DNA from Thermodesulfobacteriota bacterium:
GCATCCAGGGCACCCTCTTCGTGCCCCGGCTCGCCCCGCGCCAGGAGCGCGACCGGGTGCGGCTTGCCCAGTGGCTGGTGAAACCCGGGGAAGAGGTGGCCAAGGGCCAGCCCCTGGTCACCCTGGAAGGGGGCAAGCAAACCTGGACGCTTACCTCCCCCGGCCAGGGCGTCTTTGTGCGCCCCGTCAAGCACCGCAGAGACCGGGTGGAGCTCGGCGACACCTTGGGATACGTGGAGCTGGAAGAGCTGAGGGAGTAAAGGGTTTGCGCGTTGCTTGTTGCGCGTGGCGCGTTGGAGAAAAGGCCCCACCCGCAACCCGCAACATGCCACCCGCAACCCACAACCCACAACCCACAAGGAGCATGCCATGCAGAAGAGCCCCTACGTGAAGCCCCAGGTCACCGGCACCTCCAGCGTCCACCCCTGCTGAGGGGAGCCGAGACACAACCATGGAGAGCGCCAGGACGCCGGCAGCCGCCCGCACCCGGAAAGGGTTGGGGGGGCTCTTCGCCCTGGCCCTGGCACTGGCGAGCCTGGGCGCTTCTCCGGCGGCCGCCGCACCCGAGCTCGCCTCCGTCACCCTCCCCCAGGATGCCGTGTGGGAAGGCCGGGTGGAAGTCGACGGCCAGGTCACCGTGCCCGGGGGAGTCACCCTCCTCCTCCGGCCCGGCACCGAGGTCCGGTTCGCGGCCCGGCCCGGCGCCGAGCCGGCGGACAAGGCGAGG
This window encodes:
- a CDS encoding biotin/lipoyl-containing protein, producing IQGTLFVPRLAPRQERDRVRLAQWLVKPGEEVAKGQPLVTLEGGKQTWTLTSPGQGVFVRPVKHRRDRVELGDTLGYVELEELRE